One window of Deltaproteobacteria bacterium CG11_big_fil_rev_8_21_14_0_20_42_23 genomic DNA carries:
- a CDS encoding ABC transporter ATP-binding protein gives MSNISLQNVNVFYPSPAVKTRPLGAEKPLADFPGLNSGVCSRVFDGETQVLKNVHLEFKNHNTTAVVGPSGSGKSTLLQLINGLVKPNSGLVTVFGKAINYNQLPALRKQIGYAVQGTWLFPHMTIRENITLLAKLEQWSAEKIEKRLNELVDLVELWPHLLDRYPYQLSGGQQQRVGLCRAMMLNPEILLLDETFGALDPITKHEIHEEFLRVQRVTDRTVLLVTHDVQEAMKLAKRLIVLHEGKILQHDDVEVVLKKPANAFVEQLLSSQLERVSL, from the coding sequence ATGTCAAATATTTCACTTCAAAATGTGAATGTTTTTTATCCGAGTCCAGCAGTAAAAACTCGGCCCCTTGGGGCCGAAAAACCGTTAGCAGATTTCCCTGGATTAAACTCGGGAGTTTGCTCCCGAGTTTTTGATGGTGAAACCCAGGTCTTAAAAAATGTTCACCTTGAATTTAAAAATCATAATACAACTGCAGTTGTTGGCCCAAGTGGAAGTGGAAAATCAACTCTTCTCCAGCTTATTAATGGATTGGTAAAACCAAACTCGGGTTTGGTGACTGTTTTTGGGAAGGCCATCAATTACAATCAGCTGCCTGCTTTGCGAAAGCAGATTGGATATGCGGTGCAAGGCACGTGGTTGTTTCCGCATATGACGATAAGGGAAAATATTACGCTTCTTGCCAAGCTTGAACAGTGGAGTGCCGAAAAAATTGAAAAGCGTTTGAATGAGTTAGTAGATCTCGTTGAATTGTGGCCACATCTTTTAGACCGTTACCCATATCAGCTTAGTGGCGGCCAACAGCAGCGGGTTGGTCTTTGCCGAGCGATGATGTTAAATCCGGAAATTTTACTCTTGGATGAAACGTTTGGTGCGCTTGATCCCATTACCAAACACGAAATTCACGAAGAGTTTTTGCGCGTGCAACGAGTGACAGATAGAACTGTTTTGTTGGTTACTCACGATGTGCAAGAAGCTATGAAACTTGCAAAACGACTTATTGTTTTACACGAAGGCAAAATACTTCAACATGATGATGTTGAAGTGGTGTTGAAGAAACCTGCAAATGCTTTTGTAGAGCAGCTTTTAAGCTCACAGCTTGAAAGAGTTTCCTTATGA